In Scyliorhinus torazame isolate Kashiwa2021f chromosome 18, sScyTor2.1, whole genome shotgun sequence, the following are encoded in one genomic region:
- the LOC140395328 gene encoding histone H3.3A, with product MARTKQTARKSTGGKAPRKQLATKAARKSAPSTGGVKKPHRYRPGTVALREIRRYQKSTELLIRKLPFQRLVREIAQDFKTDLRFQSAAIGALQEASEAYLVGLFEDTNLCAIHAKRVTIMPKDIQLARRIRGERA from the exons ATGGCTCGAACAAAACAGACAGCCCGTAAGTCTACAGGGGGTAAAGCACCCAGGAAACAGCTGGCAACCAAAGCGGCACGAAAGAGTGCACCATCTACTGGTGGAGTGAAGAAGCCTCATCGTTACAG GCCTGGCACTGTTGCTCTGAGAGAAATTAGACGATATCAGAAATCCACAGAGTTGCTGAttcgcaaactgcccttccagcgtCTGGTGCGTGAGATTGCACAGGATTTCAAAACTGATCTGAGATTCCAGAGTGCTGCGATTGGTGCACTACAG GAAGCAAGTGAGGCGTACCTGGTCGGTCTCTTTGAAGATACAAACTTGTGCGCCATCCATGCCAAGCGAGTAACCATCATGCCAAAGGATATTCAGCTAGCTCGCAGGATACGTGGCGAAAGAGCCTAA